From the genome of Acidaminococcus sp.:
CGCCCCGGAGAGTCAGGTGTATCAGGTAGTCAGCATTGGATTCCTCGTTGTAATAGATCTTCAGCATACCCCTTCCTCCTTGTCTGCTACATCGTACCCATTGACCAGGACATCCTTGCCACCCTCGATGGTCAGGCGATAGCCGGTGACTTCTTCCTTTTTGATTTTCATCACATCCTCCTGCATCTTTCTCCCTTCAAAGAGCATCTGGATTCGTCCATTCATAGCCTTCCGCACGCCTTTGAGGGAGATGGCGCTTCGCAACCCAGTAAGGGTGAAAAGAAGGCTGTTCCCCGCCAGGACCAGGTCTTTGTTCCGTTCAAAATGGAGTGTCTGATGGAGCTGGACCTGTTCTACCATCAGCAGGTTCCTTGCCCGATGGCCCCGGTCCACCACCAGCATTCCCGGTTTTAGATTCTCTACCGGCACAGGCCCTTCCGCCGTACTTACGTTTCCTTTTGCAATGATCATAAGTTGTTCCTCCTTTAGCTGTCATCCGAGCAATTGCAGTTGCAGTCGCAATTGCAGTTCTGGGTCATGTAATACTGGCATTTCTGGCACCCCTGGCA
Proteins encoded in this window:
- a CDS encoding Hint domain-containing protein, with protein sequence MIIAKGNVSTAEGPVPVENLKPGMLVVDRGHRARNLLMVEQVQLHQTLHFERNKDLVLAGNSLLFTLTGLRSAISLKGVRKAMNGRIQMLFEGRKMQEDVMKIKKEEVTGYRLTIEGGKDVLVNGYDVADKEEGVC